In Arthrobacter citreus, a single genomic region encodes these proteins:
- a CDS encoding aspartate aminotransferase family protein, producing the protein MNDKTVNKTYSTSRSKEELIELDQKYVWHHMSPHNPNPLVLVSGKNSTVTDIDGKNYLDGMSGLWCVNVGYGREEIAKAAAEQMQAIPYVPMSQGNVPSILLAEKLNEWLGGDYRIFYSNSGSDANEVAFKIARQYHQQNGEPLRYKFISRYRAYHGNSMGALSATGQANRKVKYEPLSSGFQHVAPPYCYRCPFGKTYGDCGIQCAKAIEDVINYEGAETIAGIIMEPVITGGGVIVPPVEYVAKVRNICDKFGILLIVDEVICGFGRSGKHFGHQNFGIKPDIVTMAKGMTSAYSPLSATAVRSDLYEVFKQPGPDNHFRHVNTFGGNPASCAVALKNLEIIENENLIERAAYLGDELRKKLDSLLTYKNVGEIRSFGFIAGIELVEDKKSKKPASPELVLKIITECKAHGLIIGRNGDTVPGYNNILTLSPPFTTTDEEIDFIVSTLNNAFSNL; encoded by the coding sequence GTGAATGATAAAACTGTAAATAAGACTTATTCTACTTCTCGATCTAAAGAAGAGCTGATTGAACTAGATCAAAAATATGTATGGCATCATATGTCCCCTCACAACCCAAACCCATTGGTTCTAGTATCTGGGAAAAATAGTACCGTTACTGATATTGATGGTAAAAATTATTTAGATGGTATGTCTGGATTATGGTGCGTGAATGTAGGTTATGGTCGCGAAGAAATTGCTAAAGCTGCAGCTGAACAAATGCAAGCAATCCCTTACGTTCCTATGTCCCAAGGCAATGTTCCTTCTATTCTATTAGCAGAAAAGTTAAATGAATGGCTTGGTGGGGATTATCGCATTTTTTATTCTAATTCTGGATCAGATGCAAATGAAGTAGCTTTTAAAATTGCTAGACAATACCATCAACAAAATGGGGAACCTTTACGTTATAAATTTATTTCAAGATATCGTGCTTATCATGGGAATTCTATGGGGGCTCTAAGTGCCACTGGTCAAGCTAATCGCAAAGTAAAATATGAACCTCTTTCTTCAGGTTTTCAGCACGTGGCACCTCCTTATTGTTATCGTTGCCCTTTTGGAAAAACATATGGTGATTGTGGCATTCAATGCGCAAAAGCAATTGAGGATGTTATCAATTATGAAGGTGCTGAAACGATTGCTGGCATTATTATGGAACCAGTAATTACTGGCGGAGGAGTTATTGTACCTCCAGTTGAATACGTAGCAAAAGTTCGAAATATTTGTGATAAATTTGGTATTTTACTAATTGTCGATGAAGTTATATGTGGCTTTGGCCGCTCTGGAAAACATTTTGGACATCAAAACTTCGGAATAAAACCCGATATCGTCACAATGGCTAAAGGAATGACAAGTGCTTATTCTCCACTATCAGCAACTGCCGTAAGAAGCGATTTATATGAAGTATTTAAACAACCTGGTCCGGATAATCACTTTCGTCATGTAAATACATTCGGTGGAAATCCTGCCTCATGCGCGGTTGCACTTAAAAACTTAGAAATAATTGAAAATGAAAATTTAATAGAACGTGCAGCCTATTTAGGTGATGAGCTTCGTAAAAAATTGGATAGTTTACTAACTTATAAAAATGTTGGAGAAATCCGCAGTTTTGGTTTTATTGCAGGAATTGAGCTTGTTGAAGATAAAAAAAGTAAAAAGCCTGCTAGTCCAGAATTAGTATTAAAAATAATAACTGAATGTAAAGCACACGGATTAATAATCGGTAGAAATGGAGATACGGTTCCTGGCTACAACAATATCCTCACACTTTCTCCTCCATTTACTACAACTGATGAAGAGATTGATTTTATCGTAAGTACATTAAACAATGCATTCTCAAACCTATAA
- a CDS encoding helix-turn-helix domain-containing protein: MSIGKIIYYHRKKQKMKQAQLCAGICSITHLSKIENNVNAVASDETLQLLCERLKVSIEEENKKYHVLKEKLTLFYDAMERIHRVKADELYEEVLNHSDYIQCTDLIYLFELFKLRYLLFTSRIQEFELESKKMIKNITKLNPFELFLWEFLQAIYNGQIQMFEKSLEILSRLESQADQYSEKVSDFYFYKSVMHGNLDQHSLSIHYIYKVLPYLQDNCNVIRILHVKAGLSINLIYLGEFEKSEKILTSILNCSELLQDTNVRGLILHNFGFLNHKQGNFQRALEFYHQSLQFKQINTNTYYHTIKFIIDTHIELKQFNEAIKLLKAELGSIQNKKSNNYVQLKNIYLKVKGKKSA, encoded by the coding sequence ATGTCCATTGGAAAAATAATTTATTACCACAGGAAGAAGCAAAAAATGAAGCAAGCACAGCTTTGTGCGGGTATTTGTTCAATTACTCATCTAAGTAAAATAGAAAATAATGTTAATGCTGTAGCTAGTGATGAAACATTGCAATTGTTATGTGAGAGATTAAAAGTTTCGATTGAAGAAGAAAACAAAAAGTACCATGTTCTAAAGGAAAAGTTAACTCTATTTTATGATGCAATGGAACGCATACATAGAGTGAAAGCAGACGAATTATATGAAGAAGTATTAAATCATAGCGACTATATACAATGCACGGATTTAATTTATCTTTTCGAGTTATTTAAGTTACGATATTTATTGTTTACATCTAGGATCCAAGAGTTTGAATTAGAGTCTAAAAAGATGATAAAAAATATTACGAAACTTAATCCTTTTGAGTTATTTTTATGGGAATTTTTACAGGCCATTTATAATGGACAAATACAAATGTTTGAAAAATCATTGGAAATTCTCAGTCGTTTAGAGTCCCAAGCAGATCAATACAGTGAAAAAGTATCTGATTTTTATTTTTATAAATCCGTAATGCATGGGAATTTAGATCAACATTCTTTATCGATCCATTACATATATAAGGTTCTACCTTACTTACAAGATAATTGTAATGTAATTCGAATTTTACATGTGAAGGCTGGCCTTTCGATTAATTTAATCTATCTTGGTGAGTTTGAAAAATCGGAGAAGATACTTACGTCCATTTTAAATTGCTCAGAATTACTTCAAGATACAAATGTAAGAGGATTAATCCTTCATAATTTTGGATTTTTGAATCACAAACAAGGTAATTTTCAAAGGGCATTAGAGTTTTACCATCAGTCATTGCAGTTTAAACAAATCAATACAAATACTTATTACCATACGATAAAATTCATTATTGATACTCATATTGAACTAAAGCAATTTAACGAAGCAATTAAACTGTTAAAAGCAGAACTCGGATCAATTCAAAATAAAAAATCAAATAACTATGTGCAATTAAAAAATATATATTTAAAAGTTAAAGGGAAAAAAAGTGCTTAA
- a CDS encoding S8 family serine peptidase, with the protein MRRKKSIIQITRTLFVTGMLLSSTVPYNVFAKSELTNNKNSDQILMNLSDEQRSVLKQLNAAPSFIISPDINVNTKEPIKIIVEFKEAPSAITALKQKSEGKSVNTYDVNEKVEENHNTFTKYVQSMKSKKTIEYDVSNIKITKEYRNAINGVAMTIPGIAVKELVQSGVVKRVWDDKEIKLDLSKETKESAQLKMSDSIPQIGVDKLHAENIMGQGIKVGVLDTGIDYNHPDLTGVYKGYRAQNGVDPKTIDPNKVKGWDFINNDADPMETTYDDWKNSGEDEIDYYSGSPYYTEHGTHVAGIIAAQKKNKVDYAVKGVAPDVDLYSYKVLGPYGTGATDGIIAAIDKAIHDEMDVINMSLGTEVNDPLSPISVAVDNAMLSGIVTVVAAGNSGPNEKTIGSPGSAALGITVGASDVSMAIPTFKAKIGDFQIPNLKLLAKNFTDRIEDLTGQSIPIVNVGLGYENDFNGKDLKGKLALIERGEITFDEKIKNAAKAGAKAVVIYNNVDGEISTFLGEGTSFIPSFRISKEGGERLKTLDEKSLSFETLSNTNTEGDHLADFSSRGPVFGNDDIKPDLVAPGVSIFSTVPEYINNPQDGVNYDTAYLRLDGTSMATPHVTGVAALILQEHPDYSPFDVKAALMNSADDLKGHYSVYEAGAGRVDAYQAVHSKTSIKVLDKTEILEDNTKVEINEETASISFGSHYEGKNSVKDKRTILIQNHDNKEKTYQFEVEYHGESTNVQDGVKNGLKLNIVKSLKVGAGESKEILAKIQVPASAKTGRYEGYIHVTNSKDPAEGFKIPFAIRVVEKGIDYVSPDRPVMTNDPYIHQFRFTGMDLYFKLNSPVKQIDILLKNESGEPLGYVGSINATNLLPDLDYYTSNGFSGQIYPFTNDPKNPISADYIEVPEGKYILEMVATDEKGKSYSKDHLAIVDNTPPELLYENIKPGVVEISEDMLTEKNGYNVFQVNGKVTDQTVKILQEEGYNVTQSSNTVSLNENNNFFEPHLLQPKDDGEFEFNIYQDAFEEYPYILGTYAFDLGTAGNEVSSFVFMKKGTEYAVNRYNKQSVKLGDEIKMTIDLKNMKQFLGGEMDVQFSPTFYQFEKVEVNQAFKDLAEQKGGKVNLKEPIVSNSGNVNVGAYIEKENFTGLDGDTPFLDVTFKVIDDQNYARNDDFQMYNFNAKKSNKSELVSVNSYGLEKFKLIPTHSTVEGNILPEAFVNTQFGTPDFIHYKFSTIGAKVYALSSDGTMYPAEIKNVGAFKIKNIPATKQAYKIVMEVPGHFTEVNNVILSREEDGLLKGTWEYRNFNIGLAGDVNGDNVIDILDALTVQTYWGTNKRSADINFDGTVNEKDFGYILKNYLSKNLKVSSSSKPKKKYKGKTIDDIKRELGIQ; encoded by the coding sequence ATGAGAAGGAAAAAATCTATTATTCAAATTACAAGGACATTATTTGTAACAGGAATGTTATTATCATCTACTGTTCCGTATAATGTGTTTGCAAAGTCAGAGCTAACAAACAATAAAAATTCAGACCAAATTCTAATGAATCTATCTGACGAACAAAGAAGTGTATTGAAGCAATTAAACGCTGCTCCAAGTTTTATCATTTCACCGGATATAAACGTAAACACTAAAGAGCCCATAAAAATCATTGTCGAGTTCAAAGAGGCCCCATCAGCAATTACAGCACTAAAACAAAAGTCTGAAGGTAAATCAGTTAACACTTATGATGTGAATGAAAAAGTTGAAGAGAATCATAATACTTTTACAAAATATGTTCAGTCTATGAAAAGCAAAAAGACAATTGAATATGATGTGAGTAATATAAAAATCACAAAGGAATATCGAAATGCAATAAATGGTGTAGCTATGACAATTCCTGGTATTGCTGTTAAAGAGCTTGTTCAATCCGGTGTCGTCAAACGAGTGTGGGATGATAAAGAAATAAAGCTTGATCTTTCAAAAGAAACAAAAGAAAGTGCACAGCTAAAGATGTCAGATAGCATTCCACAAATCGGAGTGGACAAGCTGCATGCAGAAAATATCATGGGACAAGGAATTAAAGTAGGTGTCCTTGATACAGGTATTGACTACAATCATCCTGATTTAACAGGAGTCTATAAAGGGTATCGAGCACAGAATGGAGTCGACCCAAAAACGATTGATCCAAATAAAGTAAAAGGCTGGGACTTTATTAATAATGATGCAGATCCTATGGAAACTACATATGATGACTGGAAAAACTCTGGAGAAGATGAAATAGATTATTATTCTGGAAGTCCATATTATACTGAGCATGGTACACATGTAGCAGGTATTATTGCTGCTCAAAAGAAGAATAAAGTAGACTATGCGGTTAAAGGAGTTGCACCTGATGTAGATTTATATTCCTATAAGGTACTTGGTCCATATGGAACGGGAGCTACTGACGGTATAATAGCAGCAATTGATAAAGCCATTCATGATGAAATGGATGTAATTAATATGTCACTTGGAACAGAGGTAAATGATCCATTAAGTCCAATTTCTGTTGCAGTAGACAACGCAATGTTATCGGGCATTGTTACAGTAGTTGCAGCGGGTAACTCCGGACCTAATGAAAAAACTATCGGGTCACCTGGTTCAGCCGCTTTAGGTATAACAGTGGGTGCAAGTGATGTTTCAATGGCTATCCCTACTTTTAAAGCAAAAATAGGAGATTTTCAGATTCCAAATTTAAAATTACTAGCTAAAAACTTTACTGATCGAATAGAAGACTTAACGGGTCAATCCATACCAATCGTTAATGTAGGTCTTGGTTACGAAAATGATTTTAACGGTAAAGATTTAAAGGGAAAACTAGCTTTGATCGAGCGCGGGGAAATTACCTTTGATGAAAAAATAAAAAATGCCGCTAAAGCTGGAGCTAAGGCAGTTGTTATTTATAACAATGTTGATGGTGAAATATCCACTTTCTTAGGAGAAGGCACTTCATTCATTCCTTCATTCCGAATTTCAAAAGAAGGGGGAGAACGTTTAAAAACGTTAGATGAAAAATCGCTTTCATTTGAAACTTTAAGTAATACAAATACTGAAGGAGATCATTTAGCTGATTTCAGCTCTCGTGGACCTGTATTTGGCAATGATGATATTAAACCAGACTTAGTTGCACCAGGCGTATCAATTTTCTCGACTGTTCCAGAGTATATAAACAATCCACAAGATGGAGTGAATTATGATACTGCGTATTTACGTTTGGACGGAACATCGATGGCAACTCCTCACGTTACAGGTGTAGCAGCACTTATATTACAGGAGCATCCTGACTATTCGCCATTTGATGTTAAGGCGGCACTTATGAATTCAGCAGACGATTTAAAGGGACATTATTCAGTATATGAAGCAGGAGCTGGACGAGTAGATGCATATCAGGCCGTGCATTCCAAAACATCTATTAAAGTGTTAGATAAGACAGAAATACTGGAAGATAATACAAAAGTTGAAATAAATGAAGAAACTGCATCTATTTCATTCGGGAGTCATTATGAAGGTAAGAATTCAGTAAAAGACAAGCGTACTATTTTGATTCAAAATCATGATAATAAAGAGAAAACTTATCAATTTGAAGTAGAATATCATGGAGAAAGCACTAATGTACAAGATGGTGTGAAAAATGGCCTAAAACTTAATATCGTCAAATCTTTAAAAGTTGGTGCAGGAGAATCAAAAGAGATTTTAGCAAAAATCCAAGTACCAGCAAGTGCAAAAACAGGACGTTATGAAGGCTATATACATGTAACAAATAGTAAGGATCCTGCTGAGGGCTTCAAAATTCCTTTTGCAATTAGAGTTGTAGAAAAAGGAATTGATTATGTATCGCCAGATCGACCAGTAATGACGAATGATCCATATATTCATCAATTTAGATTCACGGGGATGGATCTATATTTTAAATTGAATAGTCCAGTAAAACAAATCGATATTTTATTAAAAAATGAGTCAGGTGAACCATTAGGATATGTTGGAAGTATCAATGCTACTAATCTTTTACCAGACCTAGATTATTATACTTCAAACGGTTTTTCTGGACAAATCTATCCATTTACAAATGATCCTAAAAATCCAATAAGTGCAGACTATATTGAAGTACCTGAAGGAAAATATATTCTGGAAATGGTTGCAACAGATGAGAAAGGAAAATCATACTCAAAAGACCATCTAGCAATAGTTGATAATACTCCACCTGAATTACTCTATGAAAATATCAAGCCGGGTGTGGTAGAAATTTCAGAGGACATGTTAACAGAGAAGAATGGTTACAATGTATTTCAAGTAAATGGTAAGGTTACGGATCAAACAGTTAAAATATTACAAGAGGAAGGTTATAATGTTACACAAAGCTCTAACACAGTAAGTTTAAATGAAAATAATAATTTCTTTGAACCGCATCTTTTACAACCAAAAGATGATGGTGAGTTTGAATTTAATATATATCAAGATGCGTTTGAAGAGTATCCTTACATTTTAGGAACATATGCATTTGATTTGGGTACTGCAGGAAATGAAGTTTCATCATTTGTATTTATGAAAAAAGGAACCGAGTATGCCGTGAACAGATATAATAAACAATCTGTTAAACTTGGCGATGAAATAAAGATGACGATTGATTTAAAAAATATGAAACAATTTTTGGGTGGAGAAATGGACGTTCAATTTAGCCCTACCTTTTATCAATTCGAAAAAGTTGAAGTAAACCAAGCATTCAAAGATCTTGCAGAGCAAAAAGGAGGGAAAGTAAATTTAAAAGAACCGATTGTTTCTAACTCCGGGAATGTAAACGTAGGAGCTTATATTGAAAAAGAGAACTTCACTGGCTTAGATGGGGACACCCCGTTTTTAGATGTTACGTTTAAAGTTATAGATGATCAGAATTATGCTCGAAATGATGATTTTCAGATGTATAATTTTAATGCGAAAAAATCAAATAAAAGTGAGCTAGTTTCAGTGAATTCCTATGGCTTAGAAAAATTTAAATTGATACCTACACATTCGACTGTAGAAGGTAATATATTGCCTGAAGCATTTGTGAATACACAATTTGGTACACCTGATTTTATACACTACAAGTTTAGTACGATTGGTGCTAAAGTTTATGCACTATCATCTGATGGAACGATGTATCCAGCAGAAATTAAAAATGTTGGTGCTTTCAAAATAAAAAATATACCAGCGACTAAACAAGCTTATAAAATTGTGATGGAAGTACCTGGTCATTTTACTGAAGTCAATAATGTCATTTTAAGTAGGGAAGAAGATGGCTTATTAAAAGGTACATGGGAATACAGAAACTTTAATATTGGTCTTGCTGGAGATGTTAATGGGGATAATGTGATCGATATATTAGATGCATTAACAGTCCAAACTTATTGGGGTACGAATAAAAGAAGTGCAGATATTAACTTTGATGGAACTGTAAATGAAAAGGACTTTGGTTATATCTTGAAAAATTATTTAAGTAAAAATTTAAAAGTTTCTAGTTCTTCGAAACCTAAAAAGAAATATAAAGGTAAAACGATTGATGACATTAAGAGAGAGTTGGGAATCCAATAA